CTATATATATAAATTTGCTTGTGGATAGATATAAATTAGATTAAATTTACTAAAATAAAAGGATGAAAGGTGAGTATACAAGAGAGTTTGAAGTATTTTTTCTTAGGTATTAAGCAAAGTGATGAGCCATATCTTTATAAAAATAAAGATCTAACAACTCATGGAGTCATCATCGGTATGACAGGAAGTGGTAAAACTGGACTTGGAATCACTCTTATTGAGGAAGCAAGTCTTGATAATATACCATCAATTATTATCGATCCAAAGGGCGATATGACAAACCTTGCTCTTGCTTTTCCTGATATGAAAGCAGATGATTTTTTACCTTATATGGATGAGAGTGAAGCACAAAATAAAGGATTTAGCACTAAAGAATTAGCCATTAAAACTAGTAGTAGTTGGAAAAACGGCATTGAAAATTCATTTCAAAGCCTAGAAAGGGTTAAAGCCTATAAAGATAGCGCTGATGTTAGAATTTATACCCCAAAAAGTAGTGCTGGACTAGGCGTTAGCTTGCTAAGCGATTTTATAGCTCCTGTAGGGCTAAATAGTGAGGATTTAAACAGCTACATTTCAGCCATTACAAGTTCGATTTTATCTTTACTAAATGTCGATAGCGAGAATTTAGCCGCTCCTGAAGTTGTGCTTTTACAGCAAATTTTCTTAGAGAATTTCTTAGCTAATAAAACAGTAACAATAGCTGATCTTATCCACCAAATAGCCACTCCGCCATTTGAAAAAATAGGAGTTTTTGATGTTGAGACATTTTATCCACAAACTAAAAGAATGGCACTAGCTATGAAACTAAACTCGCTTTTTGCAAGTCCAAATTTTAAGATGTGGTGTCAAGGAGAAAGACTTGATATTTCAAATATGCTTTTTGATGAAAATGGCAAAGCAAGGTGCAATGTTTTTACGATTTCACATTTAAATGATGATGAAAGAATGTTTTTTGTAACGCTTTTGTTAAATGAGATTATACGCTGGATGAGAACTACTCAAGGAACTAGCAGTCTTAGAGCTATAGTTTATATGGATGAGATATTTGGATATTTTCCTCCAACTTCAAATCCACCTAGCAAAACCCCGATGCTTACACTTTTAAAACAGGCTAGAGCTTATGGTGTTGGGCTTGTTTTAAGCACGCAAAATCCAGTAGATTTAGATTATAAAGGGCTTTCAAATATCGGTACTTGGTTTATCGGTAGACTCCAAACCGCTCAAGATAAAGAAAGAGTCATAAGCGGACTAACTGGAATTAGTGGCAGTGCTATGCAAAAAGATGAAATTTTAAAGCTTTTATCAAATTTAGAAAAGCGTAAATTTCTAGTTAAAAACATAAATGAAGATGGCTTAGAAGTTATTGGCACAAGATTTGCACTTAGTTATTTAAAAGGTCCTTTAAGTAGTGAGCAAATTTCAGATCTTATGGTGGATAAAAAAAAGAGCATAAAAACAAATGTTACGACTGATATTTCTGGGTTAAAACCAGTAATATCTTCAGATATTAGTGAAGTTTATAGCTACACAGGGGATTTAAATTTATCACCATATCTTCTTGGAACTGCAAAGGTTAAATTTAGCCATAATGATTTAGTCGTAGAAAAAGATATAAATTTACTATATCCACTTGCTGGAGTAAATGAAGTAAACTGGAGCGATGCAGAAAAAACAGATGTCGCTTTTAGCAGTATAAAAAAAGATGACTCAAAATACATAAACCCGCCAAGCTTTATCACAAGTAGCAGGAATTTTAACGAATTTGAAAAGAGTTTAAAAGAGTATATTTTTAGAAATGTTAAACTTAAGCTTTTTACTGCTTTAGGCATTACTTCAAATTTTGGCGAAGAAAAAAGTGAGTTTTTGTTAAGACTTCATGATAAATGCAATGAAATTTTAGAAGCTAAAACTGATAAAGTAGAAGAGAAATTTAAAAAAGAAAAGCTAAAACTAGAAGATAAACTTAAAAAAGCACAAGTTAGAGTTGATAGAGAAACTGCTGATGTTAAATCAAGAGGGCTTGATGCGGTTATTAATATAGGAAGTGCGATTTTAGGGGCTTTTCTTGGAAGTAAAACAGTAAGCAAAACAAATATGGGCAAGGTTGCAACTAGTGCAAAAAGC
The sequence above is a segment of the Campylobacter corcagiensis genome. Coding sequences within it:
- a CDS encoding ATP-binding protein, whose protein sequence is MSIQESLKYFFLGIKQSDEPYLYKNKDLTTHGVIIGMTGSGKTGLGITLIEEASLDNIPSIIIDPKGDMTNLALAFPDMKADDFLPYMDESEAQNKGFSTKELAIKTSSSWKNGIENSFQSLERVKAYKDSADVRIYTPKSSAGLGVSLLSDFIAPVGLNSEDLNSYISAITSSILSLLNVDSENLAAPEVVLLQQIFLENFLANKTVTIADLIHQIATPPFEKIGVFDVETFYPQTKRMALAMKLNSLFASPNFKMWCQGERLDISNMLFDENGKARCNVFTISHLNDDERMFFVTLLLNEIIRWMRTTQGTSSLRAIVYMDEIFGYFPPTSNPPSKTPMLTLLKQARAYGVGLVLSTQNPVDLDYKGLSNIGTWFIGRLQTAQDKERVISGLTGISGSAMQKDEILKLLSNLEKRKFLVKNINEDGLEVIGTRFALSYLKGPLSSEQISDLMVDKKKSIKTNVTTDISGLKPVISSDISEVYSYTGDLNLSPYLLGTAKVKFSHNDLVVEKDINLLYPLAGVNEVNWSDAEKTDVAFSSIKKDDSKYINPPSFITSSRNFNEFEKSLKEYIFRNVKLKLFTALGITSNFGEEKSEFLLRLHDKCNEILEAKTDKVEEKFKKEKLKLEDKLKKAQVRVDRETADVKSRGLDAVINIGSAILGAFLGSKTVSKTNMGKVATSAKSAGRVLDARKDVEFAKEALYSVEAEIEDLVAKNQKELEELKEIYNIKNLEIKTKEISAKKSDIFNEKVYLLWKS